The window ATATGGGACAGAAATCATAACTTAAATACATCTATTTTTGACTTCTCTTAGAAGAAGTTATTAGAAAAGGAGAAGAACATGCATAATATTGAGCTCAAGGGCAATAAAATTACCTAATAGTTACAAATGCCGCAGTGAAGAATCTCCGATCAAGAACTCTTTAAGTCTTCGGTAATACTCTAGTATATATGCTTCATAATCTTCCGCCTCTTACGGTTTCTTTGCCAAGTTTTTAACTGGCTGCTCAGTTAATCCTGaaattgaaaggaaaaaaaatctaaattagaggtaaaagaaagaaagaaaagagctAAGGGGGATAGAGCAACTGGGAGTGAGGCAGCTTTCAAGAGGGTTAAATTAGAATATCATAGGCTAAAACATTGTAGAGGATGGATAAAACCCGAAGTGAAAAAACAAACATACATGAAAACAATTGGAGATGTTACTGGGAATCATCGATACATCACAGTAGGTaggtatctttttttttttcctttttattatttGTGCTCTTTAAGAACACATTCGAAACTTCACTCCTTTTGGAGACATTCTAGGAAGTACTACTGTTCTAAGTTTTTTTAACCTCTTGGAAACTAAAACCTTGGAGAAAGAATGCCAGCAGAGCAAGATATGTGGCTCCATGAGTTATCAAATGGATCTActtctctcatttcattttagtGTCTTCATGCACAGAAAAAGTCTTGCAAGTCAAACATCTTAACATAACTCAATGCCCTTCATTACTGTCCAACTCGGCTAATTAAAAAACTCCCAACCATATTTTATTGATCAAATCCTTTATATGAAATTAAGAAATTAAGGAATAAAGATCTCAACGATTCTCAAATATAGCGAGTAAATTCTCACTTCTTCAGAGGATAAAGTTCTGTAATACATTACTGATAACCATTTTGGTGTCATTTAAAATTTTAAACCTACTACGCCACAACAGCATAAAAAAATTAAGATTAAGAATTGAATCTGGTCACTTGAATATGATGCGAGCAAAACAGAATATGCAGCCAACCATAAACAATTTAGCAACCTAAAATTGATTACTTCAACACAATATGAACCGACTTAGATTTTGCAGGTAAATGACTTCTATTGGAAGTGGAAATAACGCTAGCTTTTTCCATTTTATTAAGAACGCAATCACATTGGAATCTGGTTGGAGTCAAACAGATACACTTTACTGAAACCGAATGTGCCACAGAACCTTTGTCATTGTACTTATCTTCAATCTCCTTCTATTGGACATTAAAACTTCAAGTATTAATACTTTACCTATCATTTTCTAGAAACCCTGCCAAGTTCCAAAAATTCTCGTTGCACTTAAACTACCGTATAACTACATGGAGACACACGCAGCTGAGCAAGCTCCGccgtccaagcccattttatctCCATGGTCTGCTACCCAAGCACGGTTACATCCAAGTATATATTAGAAAGCTTGCCTATGCTTATCTTGATACTTTTAACCATTCAGCAAGAGTTGAATGTGCAAAATTCAATATTCGTTCTCAGAAGACAGAATAAGGCAACAAACAGTGAATGCATCAAAAGTATTTATAAAAACACAAATCAGAAATTGAAGCGGTGATGAACTAACTGACACAGAAGGCGAAGAAGATGGGGTGGATTATGATGATGACTGTTAGTTACAAAATTAATGAGGTGGATATTCAATTGATGCAGTAAAGACACGTGGATTTGTATAGATACATTGAATTAGAATTTCAGGAAGCAACCACGTCGATCCCAGACCCACAAATAACAGATCCTGCAAAAATGAAAAAGCGCCATCTACTTTTCAAAAGAGTATTATTAACTCACTTCTAAAGCATCACTGTCTATATTTGTTGTTATAACTCCATATGAATCTGCCCTGCAATCTGTTGCCATCAAGATATAGCCTTTGGAGATCATCACCCATTGCTTCCCTGTACTAGTACTACTTCACCAaatatatgttttgttgtgttatCCCCACTATCTGGGCAATCTAAGCCTGGACAACCTGCTAGAATGCTTTTTAATGTAGATTCTATTCTGCCTTATGTAAGTAAAGAATCAAATGATTCCCGACAACCGTGTCTTATACTGTATATGCAAAGATGCATCTCTCAGCAATCTATCAAGACTATCTCTGTTGACACTGAGTAGGTGTCTTATTCAAAAATGTTTCCCAGAAAATTACTAAGATAAAAAGCCAAAGAATCTAATACCTCAAGCGTAGATGAACCAACGATAGTGTCTACAACACACATCTCAATTAATCttattatatataaatgcaaaGTTAGATGAAAAACTCAATAAGAAAAAAATGCCTCTAAAAGAGTGTGTGGCAATTTTTCCTTTGTACAAAAAGAAGACTGATTTTAATCAATGTATCAATTCTAATATGCATAAACTGCCCAAAGAAACAGAGGGAGGTATTAAAAGTTCCTTACCAAAATTCTTGTGCCAAACTTTGAGCCTAAAAAAATGCATCTTAAGTTTTGCCACACGCCTGAGCGCTTATGCACGCGGTCAGAGACTCTTACCTCTAGTTTGAAAATGTATCCTCATAATTTATCTGTCAATCCATACTTTTCACTCTAAACTGCATCCTGCAGGTCTGCACTGGAAGAAGCAACAGCTGATCAGAGATGTAGatgcttcaaaatcttattgtagaATGTATACAATTGGTTAATCTAAATAAGCATTAGACCATGGAAAGATATAGTCTATATGTAAAAACGAAAATTTACCCTGCTTTGTGTTTTGTCTTCTACCATTACCATTAATTAAATCGAAAAGCTAAAAGAATAAAGGATAATGTCAGGTTAAGAATATGAAGTTCCCGCTTAACTCTTATTTGATTTAGCCCAATTTGTTGTACTATTTCTCTAGAAAAACCCATCCACCTCCACTGCACTATGTAAAAGTGACAATGTGCATAGAAACAAACCTAGAGATAAGAAACTTATTTTTTCCACCAGAGATAAGAAACTCAATTCAGAAAAAGAGATTattaatcatcaacaacaaacctcTATACAACTTCTCTAATATATCGGTATCTTCTCATACttaccagtttttttttttttaaatatcagtatcttctcatccAGAACATAACTCAAGGTAAAGAAAAGCACAAAAAGGGTAATCAAACAGAGTCCACCTCTAAGAATTCTTACCTCCATTTTGTAATATTTCAAGAACAGATTGAAATGGATCAAAAGCAGAACCTTCAAGGATTTGAGAGTATTTTGTGGTGACTCCTCCTCCGTTTGTGTCGTTATGCAATTGCGATAAATCACCATTTGTTGTTGTATCTGCCTCAAATTTGTCTGCCCTAAACCTACCACCATCACAAATAGGGAGGAAACTGTTAATCTGCAGCAGTTACATTCTTGTGACTTCTCACCCTTTCTGAAGAACTATATAAAAGAAATGGGAACTTTGGATAGAATCTTGTATCAATATATGATTATGATAAAGCCGGTTAGCATATTAATTTGGTTAGATGCAGAATGTGATTTCAAAGTTTTGAAAAAACCTATGAAAAGTGAAAAGTTCAGAAGAATCAacgttcaaaaaaaaaaaaaaaaaagcaaagagGGGGAATGTGTGAGAAGTTGTATCAGTTTCAAACCTGAAAACGGCAACCGGTTAGGATTTGAATCGGAATTAGAACTTATAATAAAAAAGACTTACTGTTAGGATAAAGAGACAGAGTTAAATATGGACCATGGCAGAAGCTTTTGCAGAAATTCAAAGTAGAAATCACGACAGAAAACGTTTGAACTTCAAAGACAGCCTTACACTTACTTCATTGGTAGTCCTTAATTTACATAAATAATCTGCAGTTGAAGCAAGAAATTAGAATTTACATGAACGTCCTGATTGTGATAAAAGCCAAAAAGTCACAGTGCATCCCAAATCTGCTAATCAAATCTCCTAGCTTTCAATGATAATGCTTGAGATTGCTTAATTGATCTCAACTACAGCTTTGGATTAACTCACGAATAAGTATATTACACGAAAACCAAATTGAAATCCCTGTAACTGAAGCACGAAATtcgaaaaaagggaaaaaaaaacacCCAGATAAAGACAAAACCCAAAAGCACAATACCATCTTTCCAAAACAGCAAATCAAATCACCAGCTTTAATTTTTTGTTgacttttatattttattttattttatttattaaatacgAATTTTCTGGTGATGACACCTGTCATCACAGAATGTGTTTGCCTCTCCTATTAAATATTATCAACAGACTAGAGCAATGCCAACTGATCGATGATTCCTGATAGCTTTGCCATTACATCAACTCTTATCATCAATACTatctttatcgtatatttctttTTTCTGAATGTATCAAATGGTACACATTTCACTTTCATTGCTCTAATTTTTCTTTCTCATTTTTCCCATCATTGTCCAAACAGAATTATTAGGTGGTGGACCATTATTGTACAAACAGAACATCTATTTTTCCACAAGCCCCATGTTTATCTGTCAGATTTTTTATGCTTTAATCACATTATAAATGGACCATCTTAAACACTCAATTCATTAACACAAAACAGTATTCATTTCTTATCAAACTCACAATCAACAGCTTCAGTTTCTTCAACTTGATCTTAATTTTATCTCTATTTCTTCTGTCACTGTTTCTCTTTCTCCAGCTTCCTTCCAATCTTTTTTTCAGCAGAGCATACTAAATATCAAGACTCTTGAAAATGGTTGATGCCTTTGTGTCATATGCAGTTCAAAAACTGGGGGATTTCCTCATACAGGAAGTTTCCCTGCGCAGAAGTCTGAGACAGGATGTGACGTGGCTGAGAAAGGAGCTGCTCTTCATGCAGTCTTTCCTCAAAGATGCAGAGCAAAAGCAAGTTGAAGATCATACAGTTCGACAATGGGTGTTTGAAATTAACGAGATTGCTGATGACTCTGTCGCTATACTAGAGACTTACAGCTTAGAGGCAGGTGAAGGTGATGGCGATGGACTTACTAATCGTCTGAAGGCTGCTGAAGGTGATGGAGATGGACTTGCTAGTCGTCTGAAGGCTTGCGCTTGCATCTGCAGGAAGGAGACCAAATTCTACAACGTTAGCAAGGAGATCCAATCCCTCAAGCAGCGAATCAAGGATATCTCTCGCAAACGAAAGACTTATGGTATTAGAGATATCAATATTGCAGGAGAAGGGCCAAATAATTATAGGCCAAACAATCAGAGATCTGGCTTGAGGAGAACTACCTCCTACATGGATAAGCAGGATCAGATTTTTGTTGGCTTTAAGGATGTTGTAGAAATATTGCTTGCTAAACTCGTCGAAGCAGAGCCACGCCGAACCGTCATCTCCATTTATGGCATGGGCGGGTTAGGCAAGACTACTCTTGCAAAACATCTCTACCACTTCCCTAGACTAACCGATATCTTCGATGCACGTGCTTGGGTTTGTGTTTCTCAACAGTATGACACCATGGATCTCCTCAAGGATATCATCAAATCCATCCAAGAATGTAACAGGGAAACTCTAGATCTGCTAGAAAGGATGACGATCAGAGATCTAGAAAAGCAGCTTCAGAATCTACTGAAAGAGAAAAAATACCTTGTGGTGGTGGATGATGTATGGCACAGAGAAGCATGGCAAAGTCTGGAAAGAGCACTTCCAGATAGCAATAATAGAAGCAGAGTTATTATTACCACGCGCAATGAGGATGTGGCCAAAAGAGCAGATGACAACGGTCTTCCCCACAACCTTCGTTTCCTCAGAGAAGAAGAAAGTTGGGAACTCTTTCGCAGGAAACTACTCGACGTTGAGGCAATGATCCCAGCAATGAAAACGCTAGCTTGGGAAATGGTGCTCAAGTGTAGAGGCTTACCTCTTGCAATTGCTACACTAAGCGGGCTTCTTTCATATAAAAGGAGGCTAGAAGATTGGGAAAGGGTGAAGGAACACCTTTGGGCACGTGTGAAAGAGGACGTCATTGAAATCTCGGACATACTATCACTGAGCTACAATGATTTGCCAACTGTGCTCAAACACTGTTTTCTTTACTTTGGTATTTTTCCAGAAGATCGTCGAATTGATGCTGAAAACCTAATGTGGTTGTGGATGGCCGATGGATTGATACCAAGAGGAGAAGAAAGAATGGAGGATGTAGCTCAAGACTTCCTTAATGAGCTGATAAGGCGAAGCTTGGTTCAAGTGGCAGCTACAGATTGGGAAGAAGTTACTGAATGTAGGATTCATGATCTACTTCGGGATCTTGCCGTACAAAAGGCATCGGAGGTAAACTTCTTTGACACTTATGGTCCGAGAAAGCAGTCCATATCCTCCTCATGTCGCAGACATACCATCCATGGTCAAGGAGAAAGGTACCTCACTCTTGATTATTCCAAATTGAAGTTAAGGTCAGTTACATTCTTTGATCAAGAAGGTCTTAAGCTGGATAGGATAAAGTTCCGCAATATGTTCCAACATTTATATGTGCTATACTTGGAGAATGGTTATGACAGATTTACACTACCAGATGCCATAGGAAGTTTGTACAGCCTCAGATACTTAGGCTTTACAGGTAGTTGTGATATCCCCTCCTCCATAGGCAACCTCAAGAATTTACTGACACTCCGGGGAGACTCTGTTCGTGGTAGAGGCTTCTGCCGACTACCTCCTGAGATAGCTAACCTAGTAAATCTAAGACATTTAGACGTTCGATATTCAGAACCTCTGCAACATATAAACAAACTCACAAGTCTTCAAGTTCTTAGAGGCATTTGGTGTGATCAGTGGGGAGATGTTAACCCAGTTGATTTAGTCAATCTTCGAGAATTAAGAATGGATGAAATTAAGAAATCTTACTCCCTAAACAACATTAGCAGCTTGAAAAGCCTTAGCACTCTCGAATTGTCTTGTAGTGAATCATTCCCAGCCCTAGAATTTCTTAGTTCTTGTCAAAAGCTCCAGAAATTGTGGTTATATGGGAGAATAGAAAAACTGCCCCCGTCAAACCCATTTCCAAATTCAATCACAATGATCTTCCTTGATAGGTCATTCCTCGTGGAAGATCCGATGCCCATTCTGGGAATGTTGCCAAACCTAAGGGATCTCCAATTAAGAGAAggagcttattcaggaaaagaaATTACCTGCAGTGATAACAGCTTCAGTCAACTGGAGTTCCTTCATCTTGTTGGTCTTCTCCACCTAGAAAGATGGGATTTAGGCACAAGTGCAATGCCTCTGATTAAAGGTCTTGGTATCTTTGAATGTCCAAATCTAAAGGAGATTCCAGAGAGAATGAAACACGTGGAGAAGTTGGAGAGATCTCGTGTTTGATGAAGCTTTTCAAGCATAATAGCAGTCTTTGATAATAGCAGAGGTAAGAAGATCCCAATCCCTAATGACCCATTTCTTTAATTGATTTTACTCATTCTGCCCCACATCTCTtagtatttaattttttattttttttttatttttttacatcaCCAACACTAataaaagtcaattacaaataattGGCTATAAGTAAATTAATTATGACTGATATTTTATCTTGTATGACAAAAGTAATTATTTTGATTTTCATGGGGTATACTTTCCTAAAAAATGTTTGTTGGTGTTTAGTAGGTGAATGAAAATAACTGCGAAAACATATATCTTACAATTACAAATTAATAATAATAGCAAATTGAAGAGTTTCTTGATGAAAATTTAATACTAAAAATTATTAAAACTGTTTTAGTATTGGTTGGAGCAACTAATATGAAGTTAAATATAATTCTATAGAAAATAACTCTCACCATCAAGTGAACATTATAATTATTCTTTAATTTAGGTAATTGATAAATATGTTGTCTTTTATTGAATACTAattattatttatgtcttacaATTTGGGTGAAACAGGAGAAGCAACTAGCTGTTAGTGGAAAATAAAATGGCAGATGCGAGTATTGTTGTGAACCACTTGAAGACATTTCACACTGTAGAAGCATTAATCAGATTTCAGGATTATCAATGA is drawn from Lycium barbarum isolate Lr01 chromosome 8, ASM1917538v2, whole genome shotgun sequence and contains these coding sequences:
- the LOC132605652 gene encoding disease resistance protein RPP13-like gives rise to the protein MVDAFVSYAVQKLGDFLIQEVSLRRSLRQDVTWLRKELLFMQSFLKDAEQKQVEDHTVRQWVFEINEIADDSVAILETYSLEAGEGDGDGLTNRLKAAEGDGDGLASRLKACACICRKETKFYNVSKEIQSLKQRIKDISRKRKTYGIRDINIAGEGPNNYRPNNQRSGLRRTTSYMDKQDQIFVGFKDVVEILLAKLVEAEPRRTVISIYGMGGLGKTTLAKHLYHFPRLTDIFDARAWVCVSQQYDTMDLLKDIIKSIQECNRETLDLLERMTIRDLEKQLQNLLKEKKYLVVVDDVWHREAWQSLERALPDSNNRSRVIITTRNEDVAKRADDNGLPHNLRFLREEESWELFRRKLLDVEAMIPAMKTLAWEMVLKCRGLPLAIATLSGLLSYKRRLEDWERVKEHLWARVKEDVIEISDILSLSYNDLPTVLKHCFLYFGIFPEDRRIDAENLMWLWMADGLIPRGEERMEDVAQDFLNELIRRSLVQVAATDWEEVTECRIHDLLRDLAVQKASEVNFFDTYGPRKQSISSSCRRHTIHGQGERYLTLDYSKLKLRSVTFFDQEGLKLDRIKFRNMFQHLYVLYLENGYDRFTLPDAIGSLYSLRYLGFTGSCDIPSSIGNLKNLLTLRGDSVRGRGFCRLPPEIANLVNLRHLDVRYSEPLQHINKLTSLQVLRGIWCDQWGDVNPVDLVNLRELRMDEIKKSYSLNNISSLKSLSTLELSCSESFPALEFLSSCQKLQKLWLYGRIEKLPPSNPFPNSITMIFLDRSFLVEDPMPILGMLPNLRDLQLREGAYSGKEITCSDNSFSQLEFLHLVGLLHLERWDLGTSAMPLIKGLGIFECPNLKEIPERMKHVEKLERSRV